The following proteins come from a genomic window of Montipora foliosa isolate CH-2021 chromosome 2, ASM3666993v2, whole genome shotgun sequence:
- the LOC137991233 gene encoding trichohyalin-like, producing MEELKVSEETIALVEQFAKEKNDIICGFLKEKEIMETVHKDEMKELVATFELEKDFIRKKFELEKRDLLQVEKQSHHDLYERKDLEGKSTKEVASEERKAEIRYKEEKVKIRHEFEQVIAAKNEEIKILRRTLLREEHKQNRLARNSPDNDVYIKRTEHEEEIRSFAANFKTEKLELQRKFDREKAQLVQVFANQTELMSANFDEEKKRMQEEHQKELQLKLEVAERLHDEKSDHDNQRMLEQFEHEIRELQESLDKDYNDRILEQQEIIENLEKQKNELLNALQTERFSLARLYNREVSLLAKTDQLNKADIEVSLLDEIAKLKQHYEDAMTEAEEQYKQKINEIKSNQTPTRELEQQHRKEVEKLKKDFQHEKGYMDAEFRKEQLNLLKSFEFERNDVEQRYKVLLREREAEIQQRDEDLRRIHEEELGDLKSIVLKQREELEISKQKLTHLADQVDEFVSERNRLEEKIEKERSQCQTLEQTIENNIQTFRNNMKEVKAFHQKELARKVEELSSEKEKTKRLEEEKRTLQKALQTLNATLENVQETSRITVEATNDAGPENSSLGIMADKKIDEIEWENTNMIEEEKDQNSEDQNILCKGRDQLNGNEDDYDPSVKEVEVRKQENNRGTRTKKEDQVTESLLEIREKLNQCILQEEDLKTSDDFQMSNKKMKDAINEVIMEIDNVHANQGNDENVIMEGKQRFSIQAQIEAVENILTDNDDVRNIEKATKNRLNHKMKEILKKVHMENELEKLRMKKEQQEGLSAVMKELANETGKKVEELSEYLENLQQQKGSTEQSEKRPMESRGSLTNDSNSVHTNPEISKRRTKKDASNYTDVVVELKRENKDLKRSIEELGKNFKKEKEDLMEKLQTQHKEFVMSTEDEVIEHLLKEKSNIEEAFNLERFYLSRLYYLEMKEEIEDVLFRRRENMKQEFERDKMNIILKYESDISDLHKLLSEKGEMELKLLHDRNQVTQKLLAAQKRESAEKGDREREKEKEKLEREKGNLEITIPLKKEIADLQKKRHLEHETSVANLKEAIDLIKEIISSTSLKAIEDNHQLDRLSFLSEDPESFVGSSPINRSSEILKRFDEEIRNKEELQDALENLVEILLNKDEDIVYDSDTTSGASSDLESDYSDTATTSGETDEGAFSGPESNDGEMLSIKKEKLDFVFNVERFNLGRVYYGEYRDSLQKAMRKLAKAREALRSKKKELENDMLHGFRSLAQRTNFGNEYQHVSTRDVDTQTMVENSVKDEADGVADDELTKMKEASIEVITFSEVDDGLSDFHIKSEGRKVIEGGSILNEERPLFTVPAIPTDELNEDLCEESENFIGKRKQEEDSCGKRDSRSEKDQDRKKDECNPEDENSDGEGQCYKEEEEPFKKTGKQDVQGRNEFEVDVSSKPEGNKDDELENAKDINEEQPSSDEVRVQCTKEMKPKREDDISEITQSEIGKETKEKGTRDSVYIVERSDKNEQQEEQFKQVDKKTPTEGETILAKDGWATEYKETSKEFFVRDAKTPQVGYKNSTGHESWRTADVEEKTLEKDGIINDTETMDEIDHARDREKAHTDIHIQPDREPLGDTKEDVRGDANKVNEYVGFKDNPQVVLDTKPPRVDDKDLAGHESRRTRDGEEKKLEKDGITDDAEQRDILNEIMAEVDHDHAIDSEKPYADTKMQPDHGALADSEEEGTRDGSNIVNELVNFKDKPQTVLKNSPEHKSPGEMKEGEMTPKEKGSAKKGDKTNAMDKTFDGNEDVCHLKKTQDDDIALESEFQEEVYSDEKPFEQDRIPSGNRENSTEESFDEVKRLGHEGEMDANADFTAENQNDSNKEETTTGKDGINNGTEQKQSGAVILEATGDVSGDAKPPEERNSSMQPNSQEDLINDSRASAEDEITSDSEGTDSKENTPIQAMDDNVAPGKEPQEDMISSIHKPGEDANEDQLQQRLGTDYLTADSPIKDTGEDLSEEYER from the exons aTGGAAGAGCTTAAAGTCTCCGAAGAAACTATAGCTTTGGTGGAGCAGTTCGCCAAGGAAAAAAATGATATCATTTGCGGCTTTCTTAAGGAGAAAGAAATTATGGAGACAGTGCATAAAGACGAAATGAAAGAGCTGGTAGCGACATTCGAGCTAGAGAAAGATTTCATTAGAAAGAAATTTGAATTGGAAAAAAGGGACCTGTTGCAGGTGGAAAAACAGAGCCATCACGATCTATACGAGAGAAAAGACCTGGAAGGAAAATCGACTAAAGAGGTTGCATCCGAAGAAAGGAAAGCAGAAATTAGATACAAAGAGGAAAAAGTGAAAATCAGGCATGAGTTTGAACAGGTTATTGCTGccaaaaacgaagaaattaaaatattacGAAGGACATTGTTGCGTGAGGAGCACAAACAAAACAGATTAGCGAGGAACTCTCCAGACAATGACGTATACATCAAAAGAACTGAACACGAAGAAGAGATAAGGAGCTTTGCCGCGaatttcaaaactgaaaagTTAGAATTGCAGAGAAAATTTGATCGAGAAAAAGCCCAGCTTGTCCAGGTTTTTGCAAATCAGACTGAGTTAATGAGCGCAAACTTTGacgaagagaaaaagagaatgCAAGAGGAACACCAAAAGGAATTACAGCTTAAATTAGAAGTTGCAGAGAGACTTCATGATGAAAAATCAGATCATGATAACCAGAGAATGCTTGAGCAATTTGAGCATGAAATAAGAGAATTACAGGAAAGCTTAGACAAGGATTATAACGATAGAATTCTTGAACAACAAGAGATCATTGAAAATCTCGAAAAGCAGAAGAATGAACTACTAAATGCGTTGCAGACTGAGAGATTTAGTTTAGCAAGGCTCTATAACCGTGAGGTGTCTTTGCTTGCCAAAACAGATCAACTAAACAAGGCGGATATAGAGGTTTCCCTACTTGATGAAATTGCCAAACTCAAGCAACATTACGAAGATGCCATGACAGAGGCAGAAGAACAGTACAAACAGAAAATTAACGAAATTAAAAGCAACCAAACCCCAACGCGAGAACTCGAGCAACAACATCGTAAGGAAGTTGAAAAGCTGAAGAAGGACTTCCAACATGAAAAAGGATACATGGACGCTGAATTTCGTAAAGAACAGTTAAATTTGCTGAAGAGTTTTGAGTTTGAAAGGAATGACGTAGAACAAAGATACAAAGTTCTGTTACGTGAAAGAGAAGCAGAGATACAGCAGAGGGACGAAGATTTACGACGTATTCACGAGGAAGAGCTTGGTGACTTGAAATCGATAGTCTTGAAACAAAGAGAGGAGCTTGAGATTTCGAAGCAAAAACTTACCCATTTGGCTGATCAAGTAGATGAGTTTGTCAGCGAAAGAAACAGGTTagaggaaaaaattgaaaaggagAGGAGTCAATGCCAGACTCTCGAGCAAACTATTGAAAACAATATTCAGACCTTCCGGAACAATATGAAGGAAGTTAAAGCATTCCATCAGAAAGAGCTTGCTCGAAAAGTCGAGGAACTTTCCTCGGAGAAAGAAAAGACGAAACGACTTGAAGAGGAAAAGAGAACATTGCAGAAGGCGCTACAAACACTGAATGCGACTTTGGAAAACGTCCAGGAGACGTCGCGAATTACTGTTGAGGCGACGAATGACGCTGGTCCGGAAAATTCTTCTCTTGGCATCATGGCGGATAAGAAAATTGATGAAATCGAGTGGGAAAACACAAACATGATAGAAGAGGAAAAGGACCAAAATTCTGAAGACCAAAACATACTTTGCAAAGGACGAGATCAACTAAATGGAAATGAAGACGATTATGATCCCAGTGTAAAGGAGGTTGAAGTCAGAAAACAGGAGAACAATCGGGGAACTCGGACGAAAAAGGAGGATCAAGTCACTGAGAGTCTTCTTGAAATAAGGGAAAAGCTAAATCAATGTATCCTTCAAGAGGAAGACCTAAAAACATCGGATGATTTCCAAATGTCcaacaagaaaatgaaagatgCAATCAATGAGGTAATCATGGAGATTGACAACGTCCATGCAAACCAAGGAAACGATGAGAATGTCATAATGGAAGGGAAGCAAAGGTTTTCTATACAGGCTCAAATTGAAGCTGTCGAGAATATCTTAACAGACAATGATGATGTCAGGAACATTGAGAAAGCTACGAAAAATCGGTTAAATCACAAgatgaaagaaattttaaagaaagTACATATGGAAAATGAGTTGGAAAAGTTGAGGATGAAGAAAGAACAGCAAGAAGGACTCAGCGCCGTTATGAAAGAGTTGGCAAATGAAACTGGAAAGAAAGTAGAGGAGTTGTCAGAATATCTGGAGAATTTACAGCAGCAAAAGGGAAGTACTGAACAATCAGAAAAGCGTCCTATGGAGTCCAGAGGCTCGCTAACCAATGATAGTAATAGCGTTCACACAAACCCTGAAATATCAAAGAGAAGAACAAAAAAGGATGCAAGCAATTATACAGATGTGGTAGTTGAACTGAAACGTGAAAATAAAGACCTCAAGCGTTCCATAGAGGAGCTCGGAAAgaattttaagaaagaaaaagaagatttAATGGAAAAACTGCAAACACAGCACAAAGAATTTGTGATGAGCACGGAGGACGAGGTTATCGAACATCTCTTAAAGGAGAAGTCAAATATTGAAGAAGCGTTTAATCTAGAAAGGTTCTACCTGAGTAGGTTATATTACTTGGAAATGAAAGAGGAGATAGAAGATGTTCTTTTCCGCCGAAGAGAAAACATGAAGCAAGAATTCGAAAGGGACAAGATGAACATTATTTTGAAATACGAAAGTGACATCTCTGACTTGCACAAATTACTTTCCGAGAAAGGTGAGATGGAGCTAAAACTACTCCATGACAGAAATCAAGTCACGCAAAAACTATTGGCTGCGCAAAAAAGGGAATCAGCCGAAAAGGGAGATCGAGAAAGagagaaggaaaaagaaaaacttgagaGGGAGAAAGGCAATCTGGAGATTACTATTCCACTTAAGAAAGAAATAGCAGACCTACAAAAAAAGAGACATCTAGAACACGAAACCTCTGTCGCTAATCTGAAGGAAGCTATCGACCtaataaaagaaataatttcCAGTACCTCCCTAAAAGCAATAGAAGATAACCATCAACTCGATCGATTGAGTTTTCTCAGTGAAGATCCTGAGAGTTTTGTAGGAAGCTCACCAATAAACCGCTCGAGTGAAATCTTGAAGAGATTTGATGAAGAGATTCGTAACAAGGAAGAGTTACAAGATGCTCTTGAAAACCTCGTAGAAATTTTACTAAATAAGGATGAAGATATTGTTTATGACTCGGACACAACGTCTGGTGCGAGTTCTGACCTGGAGTCAGACTACTCGGACACCGCAACTACATCCGGAGAAACGGATGAAGGAGCATTTTCGGGACCTGAATCGAATGACGGTGAGATGTTGAGCATCAAGAAAGAGAAACTGGATTTTGTTTTCAACGTGGAAAGGTTTAACCTTGGAAGAGTTTATTATGGGGAATACAGAGACAGTTTACAAAAGGCGATGAGGAAATTAGCCAAGGCCAGAGAAGCTCTTCGTAGTAAGAAAAAAGAGTTGGAAAACGATATGCTTCACGGTTTTCGATCTCTAGCGCAGAGAACCAATTTTGGTAATGAATATCAGCATGTATCCACAAGAGATGTTGACACACAAACAATGGTTGAGAACTCAGTGAAAGATGAAGCAGATGGCGTTGCTGATGACGAGCTAACGAAAATGAAGGAAGCTAGTATTGAAGTGATAACATTTTCGGAAGTTGATGATGGCCTAAGTGACTTCCACATAAAGTCAGAGGGTCGCAAGGTGATAGAGGGAGGAAGTATTCTAAATGAAGAAAGACCCTTATTTACGGTACCTGCAATACCAACGGATGAATTAAATGAAGATCTCTGTGAAGAAAGTGAAAATTTCATTGGCAAACGTAAGCAAGAGGAAGATAGCTGTGGAAAACGTGATTCACGTAGTGAGAAGGATCAGGATAGAAAGAAAGATGAATGCAACCCTGAAGATGAAAACAGTGATGGGGAGGGGCAATGTTACAAGGAAGAGGAAGAGCCATTTAAGAAAACAGGTAAACAAGATGTCCAGGGAAGAAATGAATTTGAGGTTGATGTTTCCTCCAAGCCTGAAGGTAACAAAGATGACGAACTGGAAAATGCTAAGGATATAAATGAAGAACAACCCTCTTCAGATGAAGTGAGGGTCCAGTGTACAAAGGAAATGAAACCAAAGAGGGAAGATGACATAAGCGAAATAACTCAGAGTGAAATTGGGAAGGAAACTAAAGAAAAAGGTACCAGAGACAGTGTCTATATTGTGGAGAGAAGCGATAAAAATGAACAACAAGAGGAGCAGTTTAAACAAGTGGATAAAAAAACACCGACTGAAGGTGAAACAATACTTGCAAAGGACGGGTGGGCCACTGAATACAAAGAAACCAGTAAGGAGTTCTTTGTGCGTGATGCAAAAACACCACAAGTGGGCTACAAAAATTCAACTGGGCACGAATCTTGGAGAACGGCAGATGTAGAGGAGAAAACTCTTGaaaaagatggaataatcaaTGACACGGAAACCATGGATGAGATCGATCATGCGAGAGATAGAGAGAAAGCACACACAGACATCCACATCCAACCTGATCGTGAGCCCCTTGGTGACACCAAAGAAGATGTAAGAGGCGACGCAAATAAGGTGAATGAGTATGTGGGCTTTAAGGACAATCCACAGGTCGTACTAGATACAAAGCCACCACGGGTAGACGACAAAGATTTAGCTGGGCACGAATCTCGGAGAACACGAGATGGAGAGgagaaaaaacttgaaaaagatgGAATAACCGATGACGCAGAACAAAGAGATATATTAAACGAAATCATGGCTGAAGTCGATCATGATCACGCAATAGATAGCGAGAAACCATATGCAGACACAAAAATGCAACCTGATCATGGGGCTCTGGCTGACTCCGAAGAAGAAGGTACAAGAGACGGCTCAAATATAGTAAATGAGCTTGTAAACTTCAAAGACAAACCACAGACCGTATTAAAAAATTCACCAGAGCATAAGTCTCCGGGAGAGATGAAGGAAGGCGAAATGACACCAAAAGAGAAGGGGTCTGCGAAGAAAGGGGATAAAACGAATGCCATGGATAAGACATTTGACGGAAATGAAGATGTGTGCCATTTAAAGAAGACACAAGATGATGACATTGCACTAGAAAGTGAGTTTCAGGAGGAGGTATACAGTGACGAAAAACCATTCGAACAGGATCGAATACCCAGTGGTAACAGAGAAAATAGCACAGAAGAGAGCTTTGATGAGGTTAAGCGCTTAGGACATGAAGGAGAAATGGACGCAAACGCCGATTTTACGGCAGAGAATCAGAACGACTCTAATAAGGAGGAAACGACGACTGGAAAGGATGGAATAAACAATGGCACTGAACAAAAGCAATCTGGGGCAGTCATCTTGGAAGCAACTGGGGATGTCAGTGGCGATGCGAAACCGCCTGAAGAACGTAATAGTTCAATGCAGCCAAATTCTCAAGAAGACCTGATAAACGACAGCAGAGCATCAGCAGAGGACGAAATAACTAGTGACAGCGAAGGAACAGATTCTAAGGAAAATACCCCTATCCAAGCTATGGATGATAACGTTGCCCCTGGGAAGGAACCACAAGAAGACATGATTTCATCCATTCATAAGCCTGGGGAAGATGCAAATGAAGACCAACTGCAACAGAGATTAGGAACTGATTACTTAACTGCGGACAGTCCAATTAAAGATACTGGTGAAGACCTGTCAGAGGAATATGAGA GATGA